A single genomic interval of Streptomyces showdoensis harbors:
- a CDS encoding biotin carboxylase N-terminal domain-containing protein, whose product MMTTVLVANRGEIACRVFRTCRELGIATVAVYSDADAGALHVREADAAVRLPGATPAETYLRGDLVVKAALAAGADAVHPGYGFLSENKEFAQAVIEAGLLWIGPPPAAIEAMASKTRAKELLGIPPLAAADVTEAELPVLVKAAAGGGGRGMRVVRELDALKGALAAASAEALSAFGDGEVFVEPYVEDGRHVEVQILADAHGTVWTLGTRDCSLQRRHQKVIEEAPAPGLPAELLDSLYAASASAARAVGYVGAGTVEFLVAESPRALGSAGAGGNLVAHFLEMNTRLQVEHPVTEEIHGLDLVALQLAVAEGTPLPPEPPAPRGHAIEARLYAEDPAGGWTPQTGVLHTLEFPDAPDAPDATGATGATGAAATGAPARASGASALPGAVPAHAPARTRVRVDTGYASGDTVGVHYDAMLAKVVVHAPTRAEAARKLAHVLERARIHGPVTNRDLLVASLRHPDFTDPARLGTGFYERHVEGAVSADGTDGVGVLTEPPAGEEQAAVAAALAAAAQGRGRFGGGWRNVRSQDETRTYTGHGTHEVRYRPTRTGGHEVTAPPGIRAVAVGPDRVSLEVDGVVRHFEVARHGDTVFVGRHRLTAAPRFPDPREQTAPGSLLAPMPGTVVRVAEGLAVGDPVEAGQPLLWLEAMKMEHRVTAPASGTLTALHAAPGRQVEVGALLAVVQPVPTEAQEDQTA is encoded by the coding sequence GTGATGACGACTGTTCTGGTGGCGAACCGGGGCGAGATCGCCTGCCGGGTCTTCCGCACCTGCCGCGAACTGGGCATCGCCACGGTGGCGGTGTACTCCGACGCGGACGCCGGCGCCCTGCACGTGCGCGAGGCGGACGCGGCCGTACGGCTGCCCGGGGCGACGCCCGCGGAGACGTACCTGCGCGGCGACCTGGTGGTGAAGGCGGCGCTCGCGGCGGGCGCGGACGCGGTCCACCCTGGCTATGGATTCCTCTCCGAGAACAAGGAATTCGCGCAGGCGGTGATCGAGGCCGGCCTGCTGTGGATCGGCCCGCCGCCCGCCGCGATCGAGGCGATGGCCTCCAAGACCCGCGCCAAGGAGCTCCTCGGCATCCCGCCGCTCGCGGCCGCCGACGTGACCGAGGCCGAGCTGCCCGTCCTGGTGAAGGCCGCGGCGGGCGGCGGCGGGCGCGGCATGCGTGTGGTGCGCGAACTGGACGCGCTGAAGGGTGCGTTGGCGGCGGCGTCCGCCGAGGCGCTGAGCGCCTTCGGGGACGGCGAGGTGTTCGTCGAGCCGTACGTCGAGGACGGCCGGCACGTCGAGGTGCAGATCCTCGCCGACGCGCACGGCACGGTGTGGACGCTCGGCACCCGCGACTGCTCCCTCCAGCGCCGCCACCAGAAGGTGATCGAGGAGGCTCCGGCACCCGGCCTCCCGGCGGAGCTGCTGGACTCCCTCTACGCGGCCTCCGCCTCCGCCGCGCGCGCCGTCGGCTACGTGGGCGCGGGCACGGTCGAGTTCCTGGTCGCCGAGAGCCCCCGAGCACTCGGCTCCGCTGGAGCAGGGGGGAACCTCGTCGCGCACTTCCTGGAGATGAACACCCGCCTCCAGGTCGAGCACCCGGTCACCGAGGAGATCCACGGCCTCGACCTGGTCGCCCTCCAGCTGGCGGTGGCCGAGGGGACCCCGCTCCCGCCCGAGCCGCCCGCGCCCCGCGGCCACGCCATCGAGGCCCGGCTCTACGCGGAGGACCCGGCGGGCGGCTGGACCCCGCAGACGGGGGTGCTGCACACGCTGGAGTTCCCGGACGCTCCGGACGCTCCGGACGCCACCGGGGCCACCGGGGCCACCGGGGCCGCCGCCACCGGCGCGCCCGCCCGCGCGTCCGGCGCGTCCGCCCTGCCGGGTGCCGTTCCGGCGCACGCCCCGGCCCGTACCCGGGTCCGCGTCGACACCGGATACGCCTCCGGCGACACCGTCGGCGTCCACTACGACGCCATGCTCGCCAAGGTCGTCGTCCACGCCCCCACCCGTGCCGAGGCGGCCCGCAAGCTGGCCCACGTCCTGGAGCGGGCCCGGATCCACGGGCCCGTGACCAACCGGGACCTGCTCGTCGCCTCCCTCCGGCACCCCGACTTCACCGACCCGGCCCGCCTCGGCACCGGCTTCTACGAGCGCCACGTCGAGGGCGCCGTGAGCGCTGACGGCACCGACGGCGTCGGCGTCCTGACCGAGCCGCCCGCCGGGGAGGAGCAGGCCGCCGTGGCCGCCGCGCTCGCGGCGGCGGCGCAGGGCCGCGGCCGCTTCGGCGGCGGCTGGCGGAACGTGCGCTCGCAGGACGAGACCCGTACGTACACGGGGCACGGCACCCACGAGGTCCGCTACCGCCCGACCCGCACCGGCGGCCACGAGGTGACGGCCCCGCCCGGGATCCGCGCGGTGGCCGTCGGGCCCGACCGGGTGAGCCTCGAAGTCGACGGCGTGGTGCGCCACTTCGAGGTCGCCCGGCACGGCGACACGGTCTTCGTCGGCCGCCACCGCCTCACCGCCGCCCCCCGCTTCCCCGACCCGCGCGAGCAGACCGCCCCCGGCTCCCTGCTCGCCCCCATGCCCGGCACCGTCGTCCGGGTCGCCGAGGGCCTCGCCGTCGGCGACCCGGTCGAGGCGGGGCAGCCCCTGCTCTGGCTGGAGGCCATGAAGATGGAACACCGGGTCACCGCGCCCGCCTCCGGCACGCTCACCGCGCTGCACGCCGCCCCCGGCCGCCAGGTCGAGGTCGGAGCCCTGCTCGCCGTCGTACAGCCCGTACCGACCGAAGCCCAGGAGGACCAGACCGCATGA
- a CDS encoding acyl-CoA carboxylase subunit beta: MTVLASALDTGGPDYALHRSAMLEKLAALDADHAKACAGGGEKYTARHRGRGKLLARERIELLVDPDTPFLELSPLAAWGSDYPLGASLVTGIGVIEGVECLITANDPTVRGGASNPWTLKKALRANEIAFANRLPVVSLVESGGADLPSQKEIFIPGGALFRDLTRLSAAGIPTIAVVFGNSTAGGAYVPGMSDHTVMIKERSKVFLGGPPLVKMATGEESDDESLGGAEMHARVSGLADHYAVDEADALRQARRIVARLNHRKAHPDPLPAAPPKYDEDELLGIVPGDLKTPFDPREVIARIVDGSEFDEFKALYGPSLVTGWAELHGYPVGVLANAQGVLFSAESQKAAQFIQLANQRDIPLLFLHNTTGYMVGKEYEQGGIIKHGAMMINAVANSKVPHLSVLMGASYGAGHYGMCGRAYDPRFLFAWPSAKSAVMGPQQLAGVLSIVARASAEAKGQPYDEEQDAGMRAFVEAQIEAESLPSFLSGRLYDDGVIDPRDTRTVLGLCLSAIHNAPVEGARGGFGVFRM, from the coding sequence GTGACCGTCCTCGCCTCCGCCCTCGACACCGGCGGACCCGACTACGCGCTGCACCGCTCGGCCATGCTGGAGAAGCTCGCCGCGCTCGACGCCGACCACGCCAAGGCCTGCGCGGGCGGCGGCGAGAAGTACACCGCGCGGCACCGCGGGCGCGGCAAGCTGCTGGCCCGCGAGCGGATCGAGCTGCTCGTCGACCCGGACACCCCCTTCCTGGAGCTGTCCCCGCTCGCCGCCTGGGGCAGCGACTACCCGCTGGGCGCCTCGCTCGTCACCGGCATCGGCGTCATCGAGGGCGTCGAGTGCCTGATCACCGCCAACGACCCGACCGTGCGCGGCGGAGCCTCCAACCCCTGGACGCTGAAGAAGGCGCTGCGGGCCAACGAGATCGCGTTCGCCAACCGGCTCCCGGTGGTCTCGCTCGTCGAGTCCGGGGGCGCGGACCTGCCCTCCCAGAAGGAGATCTTCATCCCGGGCGGCGCGCTCTTCCGCGACCTCACCCGGCTGTCCGCCGCCGGCATCCCCACGATCGCGGTCGTCTTCGGCAACTCGACGGCCGGCGGGGCGTACGTCCCCGGCATGTCCGACCACACGGTGATGATCAAGGAGCGGTCGAAGGTCTTCCTCGGCGGGCCGCCGCTGGTGAAGATGGCCACGGGCGAGGAGAGCGACGACGAGTCGCTCGGCGGCGCCGAGATGCACGCCCGGGTCTCCGGGCTCGCCGACCACTACGCCGTCGACGAGGCCGACGCCCTGCGCCAGGCCCGCCGGATCGTCGCCCGCCTCAACCACCGCAAGGCACACCCCGACCCCCTCCCGGCGGCGCCCCCGAAGTACGACGAGGACGAGCTGCTCGGCATCGTCCCCGGCGATCTGAAGACCCCCTTCGACCCGCGCGAGGTGATCGCCCGGATCGTCGACGGCTCGGAGTTCGACGAGTTCAAGGCGCTGTACGGGCCGAGCCTGGTGACGGGCTGGGCCGAGCTGCACGGCTATCCGGTCGGCGTCCTCGCCAACGCGCAGGGCGTGCTGTTCAGCGCCGAGTCGCAGAAGGCGGCGCAGTTCATCCAGCTCGCCAACCAGCGCGACATCCCGCTCCTGTTCCTGCACAACACCACCGGCTACATGGTCGGCAAGGAGTACGAGCAGGGCGGCATCATCAAGCACGGCGCCATGATGATCAACGCGGTGGCGAACTCGAAGGTCCCGCACCTCTCCGTGCTCATGGGGGCCTCGTACGGCGCCGGGCACTACGGCATGTGCGGCCGGGCCTACGACCCGCGCTTCCTCTTCGCCTGGCCGAGCGCCAAGTCGGCCGTCATGGGCCCGCAGCAGCTCGCGGGCGTGCTCTCCATCGTGGCGCGCGCCTCGGCGGAGGCGAAGGGGCAGCCGTACGACGAGGAGCAGGACGCCGGCATGCGGGCGTTCGTCGAGGCGCAGATCGAGGCGGAGTCGCTGCCGTCCTTCCTCTCCGGACGGCTGTACGACGACGGGGTCATCGACCCGCGCGACACCCGCACCGTCCTCGGGCTCTGCCTGTCCGCGATCCACAACGCACCGGTCGAGGGCGCGCGCGGCGGCTTCGGCGTCTTCCGAATGTGA
- a CDS encoding acyclic terpene utilization AtuA family protein — MSRVLRIGNASGFYGDRFDAVREMLTGGAEGGGLDVLTGDYLAELTMLILGRDLLKDPSAGYAKTFLRQMEEGLGLAHERGVRIVANAGGLNPAGLADALRALAGRLGVPARIAHVEGDRLPARDGVLAANAYLGGAGIAACLDAGADVVVTGRVTDAALVTGPAQWFFGWRPEDPGGYDRLAGAVVAGHVLECGTQATGGNYAFFTGHDPKLLRRPGFPLAELHEDGSAVITKHPGTGGVVDTGTVTAQLLYETGGARYAGPDVTARLDTVRLAQEGPDRVRISGVRGEAPPPTLKAGLCRLGGFRNELVFVLTGLDVEAKAELVRDQVEDALARGPKPRPAQVRWELARTDRADAATEETASALLRLVVRDPDPEAVGRTLSGAAIELALASYPGFHVTAPPGKGAPYGVFETAYVPVGEVPHTAVLPDGTRLAVPAPQERRALAPVPEPPLPEPPPSGPTRRGPLGLVAGARSGDKGGDANVGVWVRDDRAWRWLAHTLTVDLFRQLLPETKELPVERHVLPGLRALNFTVTGLLGEGVASQARFDPQAKGLGEWLRSRHVDLPEELL; from the coding sequence GTGAGCCGGGTCCTGCGCATCGGCAACGCCTCCGGCTTCTACGGCGACCGCTTCGACGCCGTCCGCGAGATGCTCACCGGGGGAGCGGAGGGCGGCGGGCTCGACGTCCTCACCGGGGACTACCTCGCCGAGCTCACCATGCTCATCCTCGGCCGCGACCTCCTCAAGGACCCCTCCGCCGGGTACGCCAAGACCTTCCTGCGCCAGATGGAGGAGGGCCTGGGGCTCGCCCACGAGCGCGGGGTGCGGATCGTCGCCAACGCCGGCGGGCTCAACCCGGCCGGGCTCGCCGACGCCCTGCGCGCGCTGGCCGGGCGGCTCGGCGTCCCGGCCCGGATCGCCCACGTCGAGGGCGACCGGCTGCCGGCCCGGGACGGGGTGCTCGCCGCCAACGCCTACCTCGGCGGCGCCGGGATCGCCGCCTGCCTCGACGCGGGCGCCGACGTCGTCGTCACCGGCCGGGTCACCGACGCCGCCCTGGTCACCGGGCCCGCGCAGTGGTTCTTCGGCTGGCGGCCGGAGGACCCCGGCGGGTACGACCGGCTCGCGGGAGCGGTCGTCGCCGGGCACGTCCTGGAGTGCGGCACCCAGGCCACCGGCGGCAACTACGCCTTCTTCACCGGCCACGACCCGAAGCTGCTGCGCCGGCCCGGCTTCCCGCTCGCCGAGCTCCACGAGGACGGCAGCGCGGTGATCACCAAGCACCCCGGCACCGGCGGCGTCGTCGACACCGGGACCGTCACCGCGCAGCTGCTGTACGAGACGGGCGGCGCGCGCTACGCGGGCCCCGACGTCACCGCGCGGCTCGACACCGTCCGGCTCGCCCAGGAGGGCCCGGACCGGGTCCGGATCTCCGGGGTGCGGGGCGAGGCGCCGCCGCCGACGCTCAAGGCCGGGCTCTGCCGGCTCGGCGGCTTCCGCAACGAGCTCGTGTTCGTGCTGACCGGCCTCGACGTCGAGGCCAAGGCGGAGCTGGTCCGCGACCAGGTCGAGGACGCCCTCGCCCGGGGACCGAAGCCGCGCCCCGCGCAGGTCCGCTGGGAACTGGCCCGCACCGACCGCGCGGACGCCGCCACCGAGGAGACCGCGAGCGCCCTGCTGCGGCTCGTCGTGCGGGACCCGGACCCCGAGGCCGTCGGCCGGACCCTGTCCGGGGCGGCGATCGAACTGGCCCTCGCGAGCTACCCCGGCTTCCACGTGACCGCCCCGCCCGGGAAGGGCGCCCCCTACGGGGTCTTCGAGACCGCGTACGTCCCCGTCGGGGAGGTCCCGCACACGGCGGTGCTGCCCGACGGGACCCGCCTCGCCGTGCCCGCACCGCAGGAGCGCCGGGCCCTCGCGCCCGTACCGGAGCCGCCGCTGCCGGAGCCGCCGCCGTCGGGGCCCACCCGCCGGGGGCCGCTCGGGCTCGTCGCCGGGGCGCGCAGCGGCGACAAGGGCGGGGACGCGAACGTCGGGGTGTGGGTCCGGGACGACCGGGCCTGGCGCTGGCTCGCGCACACCCTCACCGTCGACCTCTTCCGGCAGTTGCTTCCGGAGACGAAGGAACTGCCGGTCGAACGGCACGTCCTGCCCGGTCTCCGGGCCCTCAACTTCACCGTGACCGGGCTGCTCGGCGAGGGCGTCGCCTCGCAGGCCCGGTTCGACCCGCAGGCCAAGGGACTCGGCGAATGGCTCCGTTCCCGGCACGTGGACCTACCGGAGGAACTGCTGTGA